In Rutidosis leptorrhynchoides isolate AG116_Rl617_1_P2 chromosome 2, CSIRO_AGI_Rlap_v1, whole genome shotgun sequence, one genomic interval encodes:
- the LOC139889044 gene encoding protein FAR1-RELATED SEQUENCE 11-like, with the protein MDLVVEEMRSRQVHDNMLATLRPTSLKTKSPLEKQAHDVLTPFAFKTFQEELERASQYLIEHSDGNQFIIRYFEQGNHKFHSVFWDGDTALCSCKTFEFWGILCRHIFRALIHKDCFMLSHVYLPRRWCLESLRNDNVAQNIPMNESPLDPAPPMSDKSPDQKKRNFMSAKIKNKRSSKEQPAFEEWEGIGE; encoded by the coding sequence ATGGATCTTGTTGTGGAAGAAATGAGAAGTAGACAAGTGCATGACAATATGTTAGCTACACTTAGGCCTACTTCATTAAAGACAAAATCCCCATTAGAAAAACAAGCTCACGATGTTCTTACACCGTTTGCTTTTAAAACGTTTCAAGAAGAATTAGAAAGAGCAAGTCAATATCTTATCGAACATTCCGATGGCAATCAGTTTATTATAAGATATTTTGAACAAGGCAATCATAAATTTCATAGTGTTTTTTGGGATGGAGATACCGCTTTGTGTAGTTGCAAGACCTTCGAGTTTTGGGGAATCCTTTGCCGCCATATATTCCGGGCACTAATCCATAAGGATTGTTTTATGCTCTCACATGTATACTTGCCTCGACGTTGGTGTTTAGAGTcattgcgaaatgataatgttgcACAAAACATACCAATGAATGAGTCGCCATTGGATCCTGCACCTCCTATGTCGGATAAGAGCCCGGATCAAAAAAAAAGAAATTTTATGTCCGCCAAGATCAAAAACAAAAGGTCGTCCAAAGAACAACCGGCGTTTGAAGAGTGGGAAGGAATTGGCGAGTAG